A single region of the Gemmatimonadaceae bacterium genome encodes:
- the rplK gene encoding 50S ribosomal protein L11 produces MAKKVAGFVKLQIPAGQATPAPPVGTALGPQGINIMAFVKEFNSRTQKEAGTILPVEITIFSDKSFTFITKTPPAAVLLKKEAGIEKGSGQPNRNKVGKVTKAQIRKIAEIKLPDLNCDSLESAMAMVAGAARSMGVEVVD; encoded by the coding sequence ATGGCCAAGAAAGTCGCGGGATTCGTGAAGCTGCAGATCCCCGCGGGTCAGGCGACGCCGGCACCACCGGTGGGTACGGCGCTTGGTCCGCAGGGCATCAACATCATGGCGTTCGTGAAGGAGTTCAACTCGCGAACCCAGAAGGAGGCGGGGACGATTCTCCCCGTCGAGATCACCATCTTCTCGGACAAGTCCTTCACCTTCATCACGAAGACGCCGCCAGCGGCGGTGCTCCTCAAGAAGGAGGCGGGGATCGAGAAGGGTTCGGGTCAGCCGAACCGCAACAAGGTCGGGAAAGTGACCAAGGCGCAGATCCGCAAGATCGCCGAGATCAAGCTGCCTGATCTGAACTGTGATTCACTCGAGTCGGCCATGGCGATGGTCGCCGGCGCCGCGCGCTCCATGGGCGTGGAGGTCGTCGACTGA
- the rplA gene encoding 50S ribosomal protein L1, producing the protein MQTHGKKYNNAAKNRDITSLYQPRQALEIVKKSAYAKFDETIEVAVRLGVDPRHADQVVRGTVVLPAGTGKSVRVLVIAAGDRAREAQEAGADFVGPEYIQRIKDGWLEFDVLIATPDQMGQLGQLGRVLGPRGLMPNPKAGTVTMNVGNAVRETKAGKIEFRVDKSGNVHAAIGKVSFGVEALETNFTAFMDQIVRQKPAAAKGVYVQNVCISSTMGPGVTIDTTPYR; encoded by the coding sequence ATGCAGACGCATGGGAAGAAGTACAACAACGCGGCGAAGAACCGCGACATCACATCGCTGTATCAGCCACGGCAGGCACTCGAGATCGTGAAGAAGTCAGCGTACGCCAAGTTCGACGAGACAATCGAAGTGGCGGTACGCCTCGGAGTCGATCCGCGTCACGCCGACCAGGTCGTGCGTGGCACTGTCGTGCTTCCGGCGGGTACTGGTAAGTCCGTTCGCGTGCTCGTGATCGCGGCGGGTGACCGAGCGCGCGAGGCGCAGGAAGCCGGTGCGGACTTCGTCGGTCCCGAGTACATCCAGCGCATCAAGGACGGGTGGCTCGAGTTCGACGTTTTGATCGCGACGCCGGATCAGATGGGTCAGCTGGGTCAACTCGGACGCGTTCTCGGTCCCCGCGGCCTCATGCCGAACCCGAAGGCCGGCACTGTGACAATGAACGTTGGCAACGCGGTGCGGGAAACCAAGGCGGGTAAGATCGAGTTCCGCGTCGACAAGAGTGGCAACGTACACGCGGCGATCGGCAAGGTCTCGTTCGGCGTCGAGGCGCTCGAGACGAATTTCACGGCGTTCATGGACCAGATCGTTCGGCAGAAGCCAGCGGCCGCGAAGGGTGTGTACGTCCAGAACGTATGCATCTCGAGCACGATGGGACCGGGCGTCACAATCGACACTACACCATATCGGTAA
- the rplJ gene encoding 50S ribosomal protein L10 has product MNRTEKEQLVTELKDKIKNAPALYYTDFTGLNVKRMTELRRRLRRANIEYVVIKNTLALRAVNESGLVADRLRGPTGLVVARDPVTAAKVLQDFAKENDQKPALKGGMLDGRSIAVAQVKQLASMPSREQMLAQLGAGLQSPLAAFAGALNGLLYMFAGALEALHQQRGGSAA; this is encoded by the coding sequence ATGAACCGCACCGAGAAAGAGCAGCTCGTCACCGAGCTGAAAGACAAGATCAAGAACGCTCCGGCGCTCTATTACACCGACTTCACGGGATTGAACGTGAAGCGGATGACGGAGCTGCGGCGTCGTTTGCGCAGAGCAAACATTGAGTATGTCGTCATCAAGAACACACTCGCGTTGCGTGCCGTGAACGAAAGTGGGCTCGTTGCCGATCGCCTGCGTGGTCCGACGGGGCTCGTCGTCGCCAGGGATCCGGTGACGGCCGCGAAGGTGCTGCAGGACTTCGCGAAGGAGAACGATCAGAAGCCGGCGCTGAAGGGCGGCATGCTGGACGGCCGTTCGATCGCCGTCGCGCAGGTGAAGCAGTTGGCCTCGATGCCGTCGCGCGAGCAGATGCTCGCTCAGCTCGGCGCCGGGCTGCAGTCGCCATTGGCCGCCTTTGCCGGCGCGCTGAATGGCTTGTTGTACATGTTCGCTGGAGCGCTTGAAGCGCTGCACCAGCAGCGCGGCGGCTCCGCCGCTTAA
- the rplL gene encoding 50S ribosomal protein L7/L12 — MPTTLSKDEIIEAIGNMSVFELHDLIETFKSRFNVTIAAAPVGAAPAAGGGGGAAAPVMEEQTEFDVVLKEAGAKKIQVIKVVRELTGLGLKEAKDLVDGAPQTVKSGVSKDESATVKAKLEEQGATVEVK; from the coding sequence ATGCCAACGACGCTGAGCAAGGACGAGATTATCGAAGCGATCGGCAATATGAGCGTTTTCGAACTGCATGATCTGATCGAGACGTTCAAGAGCCGTTTCAATGTGACCATCGCCGCCGCCCCGGTGGGCGCCGCCCCGGCCGCAGGTGGCGGCGGCGGTGCTGCTGCACCGGTCATGGAGGAGCAGACGGAATTCGATGTCGTCCTGAAGGAAGCGGGCGCGAAGAAGATTCAGGTCATCAAGGTCGTGCGTGAGCTGACCGGACTGGGCCTGAAGGAAGCGAAGGATCTGGTCGACGGTGCACCGCAGACGGTGAAGTCGGGTGTATCGAAGGACGAATCGGCCACTGTCAAGGCGAAGCTCGAGGAGCAAGGCGCGACGGTAGAAGTGAAGTAG
- the rpoB gene encoding DNA-directed RNA polymerase subunit beta → MPESIKQISFGKLEQGMEMPHLLDIQTQAFEALLQTDAAAHEREDVGLERVFKDLFPITDVHENFSLEFVRYSLGEPKYTVEECIERDMTYSAPLKATLQLVINEEVNGVKRPRNIIEKEVYLGELPLLTPLGTFVINGAERVIVSQLHRSPGVVFEEATHPNGQRLISARIIPFRGSWVEFTVDIHDVIYVHIDKKKKFPATALLRAFGYGTNSDILRLFFAVRELDLTKKRESRGEQREVLGAIIAEDIALPGEATPEDAPKARTKKAKADRERAENVLLVKEGDELTDEVLNRVRRQGIDTIKMFASYMTIDLRDEQDAIERGERSVRRVLALDVANEDGEVIGEAGQPLNDTLIRKIRKADITKVPVFVASGRAESTLIKNTLAKDPTRSEKESLQQIYALLRPGDAPDAATAKQALERLFFSPKRYDLGRVGRYKINQRLGLTTDAGTTVLTKEDFVAILRYLVELHEGRGHVDDIDHLGNRRIRSVGELIANQFSVGLSRMARLVKERMSINTDPEKISLDDLVNARTVSAVIQAFFGSSQLSQFMDQTNPLAELTHKRRLSALGPGGLTRERAGFEVRDVHYSQYGRMCPIETPEGPNIGLITSLACFARVNDLGFVETPYRVVKNGKVFDDEIVWLDANREEDAIIAQANANLEDDGTFSDDLVLCRQQGDVPQVPRDRVDYMDVAPEQLVSIAAALIPFLEHDDANRALMGSNMQRQAVPLLNPRTPLVGTGLEEKVARDSGAVVIAKRAGVVTRVTADEIIVDSGPAERRAQEERRGDDRPLARLTQHDRYRLKKYWRTNQDTAINQRPLVRLGQRVKEGDVLADGAGTEQGQLALGSNVTVAFMPWYGHNFEDAIVLSERLVKDDVYSSIHIQELELHVRDTKRGQEEITREIPNVSEEALLDLDERGIVRIGAHVKPGDILVGKITPKGETELSPEEKLLTAIFGEKAKDVKDSSLKVPPGMEGVVIDVKIFSRIEDQVVEKDRGERIGEVRRLENEEKLRVNEVRDTELLDLLNDQTIALALKAGTVEEAITAGTKVTTQMLREMRLSSIDLKTLRVENKRTNERVRQIIDASSEEKTRIEERAEERIDRILQPDELPPGVIQLVKVYLAEKRKISVGDKMAGRHGNKGIVARIVPEEDMPFLPDGRPVDIVLNPLGVPSRMNVGQILETHLGWAAKILNFYAKTPVFQGTNEREIGLLLKIAGIRWAAQALGLRTPAPSITDADVRTILADIKPANAGGGVEVFERLEEASLSHLGGRAMSAGTREIHHRLRDFLADAARELADREQRELTHQSDFHTARSDDEASGASQRTEYKSTLRQLEKTRGTSASDMLQAEELPALAAALTKKAELDVDAAAQELMRLAGLSPYGKVRLRDGRSGETFAFPVTVGEIYMLKLSHLVDDKIHARSIGPYSLVTQQPLAGKAQFGGQRFGEMEVWALEAYGAAHVLQEILTVKSDDVNGRSRVYEAIVKGQNLPDPGIPESFNVLVKELQALGIKVTMGQSDDGFYGTGIDTGTSVNNGKGSEE, encoded by the coding sequence ATGCCTGAATCGATCAAGCAGATTTCGTTCGGAAAGCTCGAGCAGGGGATGGAAATGCCCCATCTCCTCGACATCCAGACGCAAGCGTTCGAAGCGCTGCTGCAGACGGATGCCGCCGCTCATGAGCGCGAGGACGTCGGCCTCGAGCGGGTCTTCAAGGACCTGTTCCCGATCACCGACGTTCACGAGAACTTCTCTCTCGAGTTCGTTCGCTACTCCCTCGGCGAGCCGAAGTACACCGTCGAGGAGTGCATCGAGCGCGACATGACCTACTCCGCCCCGTTGAAGGCGACGCTCCAACTCGTCATCAACGAGGAAGTGAACGGAGTGAAACGGCCGCGGAACATCATCGAGAAAGAAGTCTATCTCGGCGAGCTTCCGCTGCTCACGCCGTTAGGCACCTTCGTCATCAATGGCGCCGAGCGCGTGATCGTGAGCCAGTTGCACCGGTCGCCGGGTGTCGTGTTCGAAGAAGCGACGCACCCGAATGGCCAGCGGCTCATATCGGCGCGCATCATCCCGTTCCGCGGATCGTGGGTGGAGTTCACGGTCGACATTCACGACGTGATCTACGTCCATATTGATAAGAAAAAGAAATTTCCGGCGACGGCGCTTCTCCGTGCCTTTGGGTACGGCACGAACTCGGATATTTTGCGTCTCTTTTTCGCCGTGCGAGAGCTCGATCTCACGAAGAAGCGCGAGAGCCGGGGCGAGCAGCGAGAAGTGTTGGGCGCGATCATCGCCGAAGACATCGCGCTGCCCGGGGAAGCCACGCCCGAGGACGCGCCCAAGGCGCGCACCAAGAAGGCGAAGGCCGATCGTGAACGCGCGGAAAACGTGCTCCTCGTGAAGGAGGGCGACGAGCTCACCGACGAGGTGCTCAATCGTGTTCGTCGTCAGGGCATCGACACGATCAAGATGTTCGCGTCGTACATGACGATCGATCTCCGCGACGAGCAGGATGCAATCGAGCGCGGGGAGCGTTCGGTGCGTCGCGTACTCGCGTTGGACGTGGCCAACGAAGACGGCGAAGTGATCGGCGAGGCAGGACAGCCGCTCAACGACACGCTCATTCGCAAGATCCGCAAGGCCGACATCACCAAGGTCCCGGTATTCGTTGCCTCCGGTCGCGCCGAGTCGACGCTGATCAAGAACACATTGGCCAAAGACCCGACGCGCAGCGAAAAAGAATCCCTTCAGCAGATCTACGCGTTGCTCCGTCCCGGCGACGCGCCGGACGCGGCGACGGCGAAGCAGGCGCTCGAGCGTCTGTTCTTCTCGCCGAAGCGCTACGATCTCGGGCGCGTCGGCCGTTACAAGATCAACCAGCGGCTCGGCCTAACGACCGATGCCGGTACTACGGTCCTCACGAAGGAGGACTTCGTCGCCATCCTGCGCTATCTCGTGGAACTGCACGAGGGTCGTGGGCATGTCGATGATATCGATCACCTTGGCAACCGCCGCATCCGCTCGGTCGGCGAGTTGATCGCGAATCAGTTCTCGGTCGGCTTGTCGCGCATGGCGCGCCTGGTGAAGGAGCGCATGTCCATCAACACGGATCCCGAGAAAATCTCGCTCGACGATCTCGTGAATGCCCGCACGGTCAGCGCGGTGATCCAGGCTTTCTTTGGATCGAGCCAGCTCTCGCAGTTCATGGATCAGACGAATCCGCTCGCCGAACTGACGCACAAGCGTCGACTCTCCGCGCTGGGTCCGGGTGGCCTAACGAGAGAGCGCGCCGGCTTCGAAGTCCGCGACGTGCACTACTCGCAATACGGCCGCATGTGCCCGATCGAGACGCCGGAAGGTCCGAACATCGGTCTCATCACGTCGCTCGCCTGCTTCGCGCGCGTCAACGATCTCGGCTTCGTCGAAACGCCTTATCGGGTCGTCAAGAACGGGAAGGTCTTTGACGACGAGATCGTCTGGCTCGACGCGAACCGCGAAGAAGACGCGATCATCGCTCAGGCGAACGCGAATCTCGAGGACGACGGGACGTTCAGCGACGATCTCGTCCTCTGCCGCCAGCAGGGTGACGTGCCGCAAGTGCCGCGCGATCGCGTGGACTACATGGACGTCGCGCCCGAGCAGCTCGTGTCGATCGCGGCGGCGTTGATTCCATTCCTCGAGCACGACGACGCGAACCGCGCGCTCATGGGATCGAACATGCAGCGTCAGGCGGTGCCACTCCTCAATCCCCGCACGCCGCTCGTCGGCACGGGACTCGAGGAGAAAGTCGCGCGCGATTCCGGCGCGGTCGTCATCGCCAAGCGGGCTGGCGTTGTCACGCGCGTGACGGCGGACGAGATCATCGTCGACAGCGGCCCGGCCGAGCGCCGCGCGCAGGAAGAGCGCCGCGGCGACGATCGACCGCTCGCACGCCTCACGCAACACGACCGCTACCGCTTGAAGAAGTACTGGCGCACGAACCAGGACACGGCGATCAATCAGCGACCACTTGTTCGTCTTGGTCAGCGCGTGAAGGAAGGCGATGTGCTTGCAGATGGCGCCGGGACTGAACAGGGTCAGTTGGCGTTGGGCTCGAACGTGACCGTCGCATTCATGCCGTGGTACGGGCACAACTTCGAGGACGCGATTGTCTTGTCCGAGCGGTTGGTGAAAGACGATGTCTATTCGTCCATTCACATCCAGGAGCTGGAGCTCCACGTACGGGACACCAAGCGCGGTCAGGAAGAGATCACGCGCGAGATTCCGAACGTCTCGGAAGAGGCGCTGCTCGACCTCGACGAGCGCGGCATCGTGCGCATCGGCGCACACGTGAAGCCAGGCGATATTCTGGTTGGGAAGATCACGCCGAAGGGAGAGACCGAGCTCTCGCCGGAAGAAAAGCTGCTCACGGCGATCTTCGGCGAGAAGGCCAAAGACGTCAAGGATTCTTCGCTCAAAGTGCCGCCGGGCATGGAGGGCGTCGTCATCGACGTCAAGATCTTCTCACGCATCGAAGACCAGGTCGTCGAGAAAGATCGCGGCGAGCGTATCGGTGAAGTGCGTCGCCTCGAGAACGAGGAGAAGCTGCGCGTGAACGAAGTGCGCGACACCGAGCTCCTCGACCTGCTCAACGATCAGACGATCGCGCTCGCGCTCAAGGCGGGAACGGTCGAGGAAGCGATTACGGCGGGCACGAAGGTCACGACGCAGATGTTGCGCGAGATGCGCCTCTCGTCGATCGACCTGAAGACGCTGCGCGTCGAGAACAAGCGAACGAACGAGCGCGTGCGGCAGATCATCGATGCATCGAGTGAAGAGAAGACGCGCATCGAAGAGCGGGCCGAGGAGCGGATCGACCGCATCCTCCAGCCCGACGAGCTGCCACCGGGTGTCATTCAGCTCGTGAAGGTGTATCTGGCCGAGAAGCGCAAGATCTCGGTCGGTGACAAGATGGCGGGTCGCCACGGCAACAAGGGTATCGTTGCGCGTATCGTCCCCGAGGAAGATATGCCCTTCCTCCCGGATGGGCGGCCTGTTGACATAGTGCTAAACCCGCTCGGTGTGCCTTCGCGAATGAACGTCGGTCAGATCCTCGAGACCCATCTCGGATGGGCGGCGAAGATTCTCAATTTTTATGCGAAGACGCCGGTGTTCCAGGGCACGAATGAGCGGGAGATTGGGCTGCTGTTGAAGATTGCTGGTATCAGGTGGGCCGCGCAGGCGTTAGGCCTGCGGACGCCGGCGCCGAGCATCACCGACGCCGATGTGCGGACCATCCTCGCGGACATCAAGCCGGCGAATGCGGGCGGCGGCGTCGAAGTGTTCGAGCGACTCGAGGAAGCGTCGCTCAGCCACCTTGGCGGCCGCGCGATGTCGGCGGGAACGCGCGAGATTCATCATCGCCTGCGCGACTTTCTCGCCGACGCGGCGCGCGAGCTCGCCGACCGCGAGCAGCGCGAGCTGACGCATCAATCGGACTTCCACACCGCACGCTCGGATGACGAAGCATCGGGCGCGTCGCAGCGGACCGAGTACAAGAGCACGCTGCGTCAGCTCGAAAAGACACGCGGAACGTCCGCCTCGGACATGCTGCAAGCCGAAGAACTGCCGGCGCTCGCGGCGGCTCTCACAAAGAAAGCGGAGCTGGACGTCGACGCCGCGGCGCAGGAGCTGATGCGGCTCGCCGGCCTGTCTCCCTATGGCAAGGTGCGGCTCCGCGACGGCCGCAGCGGCGAGACCTTCGCCTTCCCGGTGACGGTCGGCGAGATCTACATGCTGAAGCTGTCGCACCTGGTCGACGACAAGATTCACGCGCGGAGCATCGGCCCGTACTCGCTGGTCACGCAACAGCCGCTCGCCGGCAAGGCGCAGTTCGGCGGACAGCGATTCGGGGAAATGGAGGTGTGGGCGCTGGAAGCCTACGGCGCCGCGCACGTACTTCAGGAAATACTCACGGTGAAGTCGGACGACGTGAACGGACGCAGTCGAGTGTACGAGGCAATCGTGAAGGGACAGAACCTTCCGGATCCCGGCATTCCGGAGTCGTTCAACGTGCTCGTGAAGGAACTGCAAGCGCTCGGCATCAAGGTCACGATGGGTCAGAGCGACGATGGTTTCTACGGGACCGGCATTGACACCGGCACCTCTGTCAACAACGGCAAGGGGAGCGAGGAGTAA